A genomic segment from uncultured Marinifilum sp. encodes:
- a CDS encoding NfeD family protein, producing MNHLYKIILSLCLVFFSINLHAQQTVDSISKSTDKLVYKFDIKREIGPAAWRQTKDAFREANQLNADLILIHMNTYGGMVVHADSIRSAILNSKIPVYVFIDNNAASAGALISIACDSIYMRNGANIGAATVVNQTGQAMPDKYQSYMRSTMRATAESHGKDTIIQKGDTIYKWRRDPLIAEAMVDPRTYIENVIDTGKVLTFTPDEAIKNGYCEGIANSVSEVLDKAGVKTYTIKSYEPSGIEKIVDFMINPVLQGILIMIIIGGIYFELQTPGIGFPILASAIAAVLYFSPLYLEGMAENWEIILFAIGVILLAIEIFVIPGFGVAGVSGTIFIIAGLTLSMVDNVAFEFEARHIKAIVAALLLVIFSMLLAIIGSIYLSKKLFSSNSLLGHLALNTVENTEEGYIGVDMAAKNMIGKKGIALSVLRPSGKVFIENQIYDAKSEDGFIDKDTKVEVIRFETGQVYVIKEEDYESDQT from the coding sequence ATGAATCACTTGTACAAAATAATTCTATCTCTCTGCCTTGTATTTTTTAGTATAAATCTACATGCACAACAAACAGTCGATAGCATTTCCAAATCGACAGATAAACTGGTGTACAAATTCGATATTAAACGGGAAATTGGGCCTGCCGCCTGGCGACAAACTAAAGATGCCTTTCGGGAAGCAAACCAATTAAACGCCGATCTTATATTAATTCACATGAATACTTACGGAGGAATGGTTGTTCATGCCGACTCTATTAGATCTGCCATTTTAAACAGTAAAATTCCTGTTTATGTATTTATTGATAATAATGCAGCATCGGCAGGAGCATTAATTTCAATTGCCTGCGATAGCATATATATGAGAAACGGAGCCAACATAGGAGCTGCAACTGTTGTAAACCAAACCGGACAGGCAATGCCCGATAAATACCAGTCATATATGCGTTCTACAATGCGAGCAACTGCCGAATCGCACGGTAAAGACACCATTATTCAGAAAGGAGATACCATTTACAAATGGCGCCGAGACCCTTTAATTGCCGAAGCAATGGTAGACCCAAGAACTTATATTGAAAATGTTATTGACACAGGTAAAGTACTGACTTTTACTCCGGACGAAGCCATTAAAAATGGATATTGCGAAGGAATTGCTAACAGCGTAAGCGAAGTTTTAGATAAAGCTGGAGTAAAAACATATACTATAAAAAGCTACGAACCTTCAGGAATTGAAAAAATAGTAGATTTTATGATTAACCCTGTATTGCAAGGAATACTAATCATGATAATTATAGGAGGAATATACTTTGAACTCCAAACTCCTGGAATAGGATTTCCAATATTAGCATCGGCCATTGCTGCAGTATTATACTTCTCTCCTCTCTATTTGGAAGGCATGGCCGAAAACTGGGAAATTATTCTTTTTGCCATAGGAGTTATTCTTCTTGCCATTGAAATATTTGTGATACCAGGTTTTGGAGTAGCAGGTGTTTCTGGAACAATATTCATAATAGCCGGATTAACACTAAGTATGGTCGATAATGTAGCTTTCGAATTCGAAGCAAGACACATAAAAGCAATTGTAGCTGCATTATTACTAGTTATCTTCTCGATGCTACTTGCAATTATCGGCTCTATTTACCTAAGTAAAAAACTATTTTCATCGAACTCATTACTTGGACATTTAGCCTTAAATACTGTTGAAAATACCGAAGAAGGATATATTGGTGTTGATATGGCTGCAAAAAATATGATAGGCAAAAAAGGCATAGCTCTAAGCGTACTTCGCCCATCGGGAAAAGTGTTTATAGAAAATCAAATTTACGATGCCAAATCGGAAGATGGTTTTATAGATAAAGACACAAAAGTTGAGGTTATTAGATTTGAAACAGGACAGGTTTATGTGATAAAGGAGGAAGACTATGAATCAGATCAAACTTAG
- a CDS encoding class I SAM-dependent methyltransferase has product MNLLSEEGFIDFSKLEKITKKPKLFAKDDGNFWQDPYISEHLLYAHLDNETDQGSRKYDSIIRAVNWLSTYLKLPENSSLLDLGCGPGLYSENFFGQGYNVTGIDINPYSIEYAKNQAKEYGYPIQYKCLNYLEIDYENEFDVITLIYGDLCVLSDKDRNLLLKKINKALKPNGYLICDVFTKFYFQNQEKEQEWYISEKEGFWNEKEHLLLQSHFKYKKEKVRLDKYTIVLADGSMRTHHIWKHYFSLKRAIDMMKQHAFIVKDYWSNLEGKTYEKESQWIGIVAQKNQE; this is encoded by the coding sequence ATGAATTTATTATCAGAAGAAGGATTTATCGATTTTTCCAAGCTTGAAAAAATCACAAAAAAACCAAAACTATTTGCCAAAGATGATGGTAATTTCTGGCAAGACCCTTATATATCAGAACATTTACTATATGCACATTTAGATAATGAAACAGATCAGGGATCGAGGAAATACGATTCCATAATTAGAGCTGTTAACTGGTTAAGTACTTATTTAAAGCTTCCAGAAAATAGCAGTTTACTAGATTTAGGATGCGGACCAGGATTATACAGCGAGAATTTCTTTGGACAAGGTTATAATGTTACAGGAATAGACATTAATCCTTACTCAATTGAGTATGCAAAAAATCAGGCAAAGGAATATGGCTATCCTATTCAATATAAGTGCCTGAATTATCTGGAAATTGATTATGAAAATGAATTTGATGTAATAACACTTATATACGGAGATTTGTGTGTTCTATCTGATAAGGATCGTAATTTACTACTCAAAAAGATTAATAAAGCTTTAAAGCCCAATGGTTACTTAATTTGCGATGTTTTTACCAAATTTTATTTTCAAAATCAAGAAAAAGAACAGGAATGGTACATAAGCGAAAAAGAAGGATTTTGGAACGAAAAAGAGCATTTATTGCTACAATCTCATTTTAAATATAAGAAAGAAAAAGTACGCTTAGATAAATACACAATTGTTTTAGCAGACGGAAGCATGCGCACTCATCACATTTGGAAACATTATTTTTCGCTTAAACGAGCTATAGATATGATGAAACAACATGCTTTTATAGTAAAAGATTACTGGTCTAACCTTGAGGGAAAAACTTACGAAAAAGAAAGTCAGTGGATTGGAATAGTGGCTCAGAAAAATCAAGAATAA
- a CDS encoding EI24 domain-containing protein, whose translation MKLFKDFGFGLRTYSEAINYIFRKKLAWFFIFPVLLNIILFWIGWDYIGNLSDQVELFLKSWLNLENANYWGSEFLKATIGGFIWVVFKVLFFLLFAYFGGYIIIILMSPVFSYLSEQTEKIQTGHEYPFQFKQFIRDIIRGIFIAVRNLLIELAFTILIFFLSFIPIIGWAAAIFLFIISAYFYGFSFMDYAIERKKMNITQSVQFMRENKGIVIANGFVFSLCLIVPFCGVSFSSFAAIVSVVAGTLAVDEIWAKENK comes from the coding sequence ATGAAACTCTTTAAAGATTTTGGATTTGGCTTACGAACTTATTCCGAAGCCATAAATTATATTTTTAGAAAAAAATTAGCCTGGTTCTTCATCTTTCCTGTACTTTTAAATATTATTCTTTTTTGGATTGGTTGGGATTACATTGGAAATTTATCGGATCAAGTCGAATTATTTTTAAAAAGCTGGTTGAATTTAGAAAATGCCAATTATTGGGGCTCTGAATTTCTGAAAGCTACAATTGGTGGTTTTATCTGGGTGGTTTTTAAAGTTTTATTCTTTTTGCTATTTGCTTATTTTGGGGGATACATTATTATTATACTTATGTCGCCGGTCTTTTCATATCTCTCCGAACAAACAGAAAAAATTCAAACTGGCCACGAATATCCATTTCAGTTTAAACAATTCATTCGTGATATTATTCGAGGAATATTTATTGCAGTTAGAAACCTATTAATCGAATTAGCATTTACTATTTTAATATTTTTTCTGAGTTTTATTCCAATTATTGGTTGGGCTGCAGCTATATTTCTTTTCATTATTTCAGCTTATTTTTACGGATTTTCATTTATGGATTATGCCATTGAACGTAAAAAAATGAATATCACGCAAAGTGTACAGTTTATGAGGGAAAACAAAGGAATTGTAATTGCCAACGGATTTGTTTTTTCACTTTGCCTTATTGTTCCATTTTGCGGAGTCTCCTTTTCTAGTTTTGCCGCAATAGTTTCTGTTGTTGCAGGAACATTAGCTGTCGACGAAATTTGGGCAAAAGAAAATAAGTAA
- a CDS encoding (4Fe-4S)-binding protein gives MKNTKKEYSNGEVTVVYDSELCIHSGECFKGLPLVFQPGTRPWIKMKGADTELIIKQVQKCPSRALSFYMNSPESDEADKGPIKALETGKKLELMKNGPLMVEGPITLIRSDGQREVIESASYFCRCGASKNKPFCDGSHRDVGFKE, from the coding sequence ATGAAGAATACAAAAAAAGAATATTCTAATGGTGAGGTTACGGTTGTTTATGATTCGGAATTGTGTATCCATTCTGGTGAATGTTTTAAAGGATTACCTCTTGTTTTTCAACCAGGAACCCGGCCATGGATTAAAATGAAGGGTGCTGATACAGAATTAATTATTAAGCAGGTGCAGAAATGCCCCTCGAGAGCTTTATCGTTTTATATGAATAGTCCGGAAAGCGATGAGGCGGATAAAGGTCCTATAAAAGCATTAGAGACAGGTAAAAAGCTTGAGCTAATGAAAAATGGCCCGTTAATGGTTGAAGGCCCAATTACATTAATTCGTTCCGATGGACAAAGAGAAGTTATAGAGAGTGCATCGTATTTTTGCAGGTGTGGAGCTTCTAAAAATAAGCCATTTTGTGATGGTTCGCATCGTGATGTTGGATTTAAGGAATAA
- a CDS encoding GNAT family N-acetyltransferase, with product MNQIKLREYETHDFDAVNGLWQLTGLSDTKRDDSAITIEKSIKAGGKFWILEDLRADELIGTCWITNDSRRLYLHHLGIHPNYQQKGYGRLLSEKALSYAQKINMQIKLEVHEHNKLAIKLYKKLGFKYLNQYNVMIKRKH from the coding sequence ATGAATCAGATCAAACTTAGAGAATATGAAACACATGATTTTGATGCAGTAAATGGTTTATGGCAGCTTACAGGATTAAGCGACACAAAAAGAGACGATTCGGCAATTACCATTGAAAAAAGTATTAAAGCTGGCGGTAAATTCTGGATTCTTGAAGACCTAAGGGCCGATGAATTAATTGGCACATGCTGGATAACAAATGATTCGAGAAGATTGTACCTTCATCATCTGGGCATTCACCCTAATTATCAGCAAAAAGGATATGGGCGCTTGCTATCAGAAAAAGCTTTAAGTTATGCACAAAAAATTAATATGCAGATAAAACTTGAAGTACACGAACATAACAAACTAGCTATAAAACTATATAAAAAACTAGGCTTTAAATATCTTAATCAATACAATGTAATGATTAAGCGAAAACACTAA
- the purB gene encoding adenylosuccinate lyase produces the protein MQSLTAISPVDGRYRNKVDVLGEYFSEYALVRYRVLVEVEYFIALCEVPLPQLKDFNKDLYTDLRSIYLDFSIEDAKKVKEIEGITNHDVKAVEYFIKEKFDALNLKQYKEFIHFGLTSQDINNTATPYSLRDAVYDVYYPLLDQLIGKLESLSDDWKEISMLARTHGQPASPTRLGKEIQVYVYRLKRQLDLLKSVPCSAKFGGATGNFNAHHVAYPDVNWKEFGNHFVNDILKLEREELTTQISNYDNMGAIFDNLKRINTILVDLNRDFWTYISMNYFKQKIKKGEVGSSAMPHKVNPIDFENSEGNLGLANATFEHLAAKLPISRLQRDLTDSTVLRNIGVPFAHTIIAFKSLLKGLDKLIISQEAFEADLEANWAVVAEAVQTILRREGYPNPYEALKALTRTNTHVTKDSIAEFIDTLEINDELKAQLKTISPDNYTGI, from the coding sequence ATGCAAAGTTTGACAGCAATTTCGCCGGTTGACGGGCGTTACCGTAACAAAGTAGACGTATTAGGTGAGTATTTTTCGGAGTATGCTTTAGTGCGTTACAGAGTGTTGGTTGAAGTAGAATATTTTATTGCACTTTGCGAAGTACCTCTTCCACAGTTGAAAGATTTTAATAAAGATCTTTATACTGATTTGCGTAGTATTTATCTTGATTTTTCGATAGAAGATGCTAAAAAAGTAAAAGAAATTGAGGGCATAACCAATCATGATGTAAAAGCAGTTGAATATTTTATAAAAGAAAAATTCGATGCTTTAAATCTTAAGCAATACAAAGAGTTTATCCATTTCGGATTAACTTCTCAGGATATAAATAATACCGCAACACCATACTCATTGCGTGATGCAGTTTATGATGTGTATTATCCGTTATTGGATCAGTTAATTGGTAAATTAGAAAGTCTTTCCGATGACTGGAAAGAAATTTCTATGCTTGCTCGTACGCATGGTCAACCTGCTTCTCCAACTCGCTTAGGAAAAGAAATTCAGGTTTATGTATATCGTTTAAAAAGACAACTTGATTTATTAAAGAGCGTACCATGTTCGGCTAAATTTGGTGGTGCAACAGGTAACTTTAATGCGCACCATGTTGCTTATCCGGATGTTAATTGGAAAGAGTTTGGAAACCATTTTGTTAATGATATTCTAAAATTAGAAAGAGAAGAGTTAACTACTCAGATTTCTAATTACGATAATATGGGCGCAATCTTCGATAACTTAAAGCGAATTAACACTATTTTGGTTGACTTAAATCGTGATTTTTGGACTTATATTTCCATGAATTACTTTAAGCAGAAGATTAAAAAAGGTGAGGTAGGATCGTCGGCTATGCCACATAAAGTAAATCCTATTGATTTTGAAAATTCGGAAGGTAATCTTGGTTTAGCAAACGCAACCTTTGAACATTTGGCAGCTAAATTGCCAATTTCACGTTTGCAGCGCGACCTTACCGATTCAACAGTTTTAAGAAATATTGGTGTTCCTTTTGCACATACTATTATTGCATTTAAATCATTATTAAAAGGTTTAGATAAGCTAATTATTTCGCAGGAAGCTTTCGAAGCCGATTTGGAAGCAAACTGGGCAGTGGTGGCCGAAGCGGTTCAAACAATTCTTCGTCGCGAAGGATATCCAAATCCTTACGAAGCATTAAAAGCTTTAACCAGAACCAATACTCATGTAACAAAAGATAGTATTGCCGAATTTATTGATACACTTGAAATTAACGATGAGCTAAAGGCTCAGTTAAAGACAATTAGTCCTGATAATTATACAGGAATATAG
- a CDS encoding MgtC/SapB family protein has translation MDFFNQLITETEITGETILFRLVLSFIVGAIIGIERETHKQPAGLRTHILICMGSTLIMLLSIFIPQTFQNFQNGDPSRIAAQVVSGIGFLGAGAIMKFGVNVKGLTTAASIWVIAALGLTIGAGMYTGVIWGAVILLFALVLMDVVEKKLFPSKFIKRLHIYTTGNTVSQNDFLPILKKYKISVRTIDLEHSLDENRLNYFLTIQISESVNLKEFISDLSSISEINRVKLQQIL, from the coding sequence ATGGATTTTTTTAATCAGCTAATTACAGAAACTGAAATTACCGGCGAAACAATTTTGTTTAGACTGGTACTTAGTTTTATTGTTGGTGCCATTATAGGAATAGAACGAGAAACGCATAAACAACCAGCCGGATTAAGAACACATATTCTTATTTGTATGGGTTCAACTCTAATCATGCTACTTTCGATCTTTATACCACAAACTTTTCAGAATTTTCAGAATGGAGATCCGTCTAGAATAGCCGCCCAAGTAGTTTCAGGAATTGGTTTTTTAGGTGCAGGTGCTATCATGAAATTTGGTGTTAACGTAAAAGGGCTAACAACAGCTGCATCGATATGGGTTATTGCAGCCTTAGGCCTAACAATAGGGGCCGGAATGTATACAGGTGTTATTTGGGGAGCAGTAATACTCCTGTTTGCACTTGTTTTAATGGATGTAGTTGAAAAAAAATTATTCCCCAGTAAATTTATTAAAAGGCTTCATATTTATACAACTGGAAACACTGTTTCGCAAAACGACTTTTTACCTATCCTAAAAAAATATAAAATCTCTGTACGCACAATAGATTTGGAACACTCACTGGATGAAAATAGACTAAATTATTTTCTCACCATTCAAATTTCAGAATCGGTAAATCTTAAAGAGTTTATTTCTGATTTAAGTAGTATATCAGAAATTAATAGAGTAAAATTGCAACAAATATTATAA
- a CDS encoding transposase yields the protein MNGDKFRRQYKTNLSGFDQWDKKLHAKDYLIFPENIGSNLALDETAFSNGELYTILSNKDKKGKQGSLVGVFNGTQADSIISLIREHISEELRYTVKEVTLDMAGSMNKIVRKCFLKAEITTDRFHVQKLANDAVQELRIKHRWKIIDDENAEYKKAKLEGKLYKPEILENGDTLRQLMARARYALYKSPEKWTTSQEIRARLLFERFPEIKKAYRLSDGLRKIYNQSLEPNVARLKLAQWFDEIERAGMDSFNSIKRTFEVHHKQIVNYFLNRSTNAFAESLNAKIKNFRRSLRGIVDLDFFLFRLSKIFA from the coding sequence ATAAATGGTGATAAATTTCGAAGACAGTACAAAACAAATTTAAGTGGTTTTGATCAATGGGATAAAAAGCTACACGCCAAAGATTACCTGATATTTCCTGAAAACATAGGTTCTAATTTAGCTCTTGATGAAACAGCCTTTTCAAATGGAGAGTTGTATACCATTCTCAGTAACAAAGATAAAAAAGGAAAGCAAGGTAGCTTGGTTGGTGTGTTTAACGGAACGCAAGCTGATTCCATTATAAGTTTAATTCGCGAACACATTTCAGAAGAGTTGCGCTATACCGTTAAAGAAGTTACTCTTGACATGGCTGGTAGCATGAATAAGATCGTAAGAAAATGTTTTCTAAAAGCTGAAATCACTACAGATCGATTTCATGTGCAAAAGCTGGCCAATGATGCCGTACAAGAGCTTAGAATTAAGCATAGGTGGAAGATAATAGATGATGAAAATGCAGAGTATAAGAAAGCGAAATTAGAAGGAAAATTGTATAAACCTGAAATATTGGAAAATGGTGATACACTGCGACAATTGATGGCTAGAGCTCGTTATGCATTGTATAAATCTCCGGAAAAATGGACTACATCTCAAGAAATCAGAGCTCGTTTATTATTTGAAAGATTTCCCGAAATTAAGAAAGCATACAGGCTCTCGGATGGACTTAGAAAAATATACAATCAATCTTTAGAACCAAATGTAGCAAGACTTAAACTAGCACAATGGTTCGATGAAATTGAAAGAGCCGGAATGGATTCTTTTAATTCAATAAAAAGAACTTTTGAAGTACATCATAAACAAATTGTTAATTATTTCTTGAATAGAAGTACAAACGCTTTTGCCGAATCTTTAAATGCTAAAATTAAAAATTTCAGAAGATCTTTAAGAGGGATTGTTGATTTAGATTTCTTCCTTTTTAGGTTATCTAAAATTTTTGCTTAG
- a CDS encoding ABC transporter ATP-binding protein: MKDFIKVLQRFLPPYKGDTIMMFVYNLLGAIFGVFSLGAIVPVLDTFFNKSVDISVLEKMPWEVNMDVIAHNFNYYITLVKNEYGAEFSLFFIAAVALVMVFFKVLFTFLASYHSVNIRNGVVRDMRLMIYNKMISLPLPFFSAEKKGDIIARSTGDVQEVEISVMSSIDMIFKNPIMILVYLIGLLAISPQLTLFVFIMLPIAGYIIGLTGKKLKKSSRDGQNKMGDILSTIEESLSGLRIIKAFNAEEKMNDRFAEESNSYRRIMNSMMRRYVLAHPVSEFMGTLVMLTIMCYGGMLILNGSGNLSGATFIAYLGMFYMIIAPAKAFSKAAYTIQKGLAAMDRIDQLLEAKSTITDKSDAKNVNEFASSIQYTNVTFSYNGEKQVLQNVDLEIPKGKTVALVGQSGSGKTTFVDLLPRFYDVNEGSIKVDGVDIRDYKMTDLRNLMGNVNQESILFNDTIFNNIAFGVDNATIEDVIEAAKIANAHDFISATENAYDTNIGDRGGKLSGGQRQRLSIARAVLKNPPIMILDEATSALDTESERLVQDALDKLMQNRTSLVIAHRLSTVKNADLICVFNEGRIVERGKHDELIEKDGAYKKLYDMQLL, translated from the coding sequence ATGAAAGATTTTATTAAGGTTCTTCAACGATTTTTACCTCCTTACAAAGGAGATACAATAATGATGTTTGTTTATAATCTGTTGGGAGCCATTTTTGGTGTTTTTTCGTTGGGTGCAATCGTACCTGTATTAGATACATTTTTTAATAAAAGTGTAGACATTTCAGTACTTGAGAAAATGCCTTGGGAGGTGAATATGGATGTAATAGCGCATAACTTTAATTACTACATTACCTTAGTAAAAAATGAGTATGGAGCTGAGTTTTCTTTATTTTTTATAGCAGCTGTTGCATTAGTTATGGTGTTTTTTAAAGTGTTATTTACTTTTTTGGCATCATATCACTCTGTTAATATTAGAAATGGTGTGGTAAGAGATATGCGCTTGATGATCTACAATAAAATGATTTCATTGCCTCTTCCTTTTTTCTCGGCTGAAAAGAAAGGAGACATTATTGCACGTTCAACAGGCGATGTACAGGAAGTTGAAATTTCGGTGATGAGTTCGATAGATATGATTTTTAAAAATCCGATCATGATTTTGGTTTATTTAATCGGACTTCTTGCTATAAGCCCACAGCTAACATTATTTGTGTTTATTATGTTGCCAATTGCAGGTTATATTATTGGTTTAACAGGTAAGAAGTTGAAGAAATCTTCGCGAGATGGACAGAATAAAATGGGAGATATTTTATCAACCATAGAAGAGAGTTTATCAGGTTTGAGAATTATTAAGGCTTTTAATGCCGAAGAGAAAATGAATGATCGCTTTGCCGAAGAAAGTAACTCTTACAGAAGAATTATGAATAGTATGATGCGCCGTTATGTGTTGGCTCATCCGGTTAGTGAATTTATGGGAACCTTGGTAATGTTAACAATTATGTGTTACGGAGGAATGTTAATTCTTAATGGCTCGGGTAATTTAAGTGGAGCAACTTTTATTGCTTACCTAGGAATGTTTTACATGATAATTGCACCAGCTAAAGCTTTTTCTAAAGCAGCATATACTATACAGAAAGGATTGGCGGCTATGGATCGTATCGATCAATTGTTAGAGGCAAAATCTACTATTACTGATAAGAGTGATGCTAAAAATGTAAATGAATTTGCTAGTTCAATTCAATATACAAATGTTACTTTCTCGTATAATGGAGAAAAACAAGTGTTGCAGAATGTTGATTTGGAAATCCCAAAAGGAAAAACAGTAGCACTAGTTGGGCAGTCGGGTTCGGGTAAAACTACTTTCGTTGATTTATTGCCACGATTTTATGATGTAAACGAGGGGAGTATTAAGGTTGATGGTGTTGATATTCGTGATTACAAGATGACGGATTTGCGTAATTTAATGGGAAATGTAAATCAGGAATCGATTTTGTTTAACGATACCATTTTTAACAACATTGCATTTGGAGTTGATAATGCGACAATAGAAGATGTGATTGAAGCTGCTAAAATTGCCAATGCTCACGATTTTATTTCTGCTACCGAAAATGCTTACGATACTAATATTGGTGATCGTGGAGGTAAACTTTCGGGTGGTCAGCGTCAGCGTTTGAGTATTGCACGTGCTGTGCTTAAAAATCCTCCTATCATGATTTTAGATGAGGCAACCTCGGCTTTGGATACCGAATCGGAACGTTTGGTACAGGATGCACTGGATAAGTTAATGCAGAACAGAACCTCTCTTGTGATTGCTCACCGTTTATCAACCGTTAAAAATGCTGATTTAATTTGCGTGTTTAACGAAGGAAGAATTGTGGAAAGAGGAAAGCATGATGAACTAATTGAAAAAGATGGAGCTTATAAAAAATTGTATGATATGCAGTTGTTATAA